A portion of the Manihot esculenta cultivar AM560-2 chromosome 2, M.esculenta_v8, whole genome shotgun sequence genome contains these proteins:
- the LOC110608586 gene encoding cinnamoyl-CoA reductase-like SNL6: protein MEEVVLSKPVILPAFQAEEIHCIGRAFSSSLSAREKKLVCVTSGNSYLGSHIVKKLLANGYLVRVTIQNPVDFEDVKQLMKDEEIDQLESVVVAKLQDLESLCEAFRGCHAIFHTSSFIDPHGISGYSENKAFLETEVARNVIEACSRAAYVKRCIFTSSLLASVWNDDNLNRAIDESSWSNEEFCRENKLWLALGKTNAEKAAWRKSMELKVKLVAICPGLLMAPSFPYAHKDTSIPYLKGGSVMLRRGMLATGDVNKVAEAHVVVYEAMDDGAFGRYLCFDKVVERLDEGIQLENELKRHGLPSGSLVLAEEIEEIHSKLCNSKLAKLLLEGSQGKSCRQ, encoded by the exons ATGGAAGAAGTGGTGCTATCAAAACCGGTAATCCTACCAGCTTTCCAGGCAGAAGAAATCCACTGCATTGGAAGAGCTTTTAGCTCCAGTTTGAGTGCACGAGAGAAGAAGCTAGTCTGCGTCACCAGTGGGAACTCTTACTTGGGTTCTCATATAGTTAAGAAGCTCTTGGCTAATGGCTACCTTGTTCGAGTCACCATTCAAAACCCAG TGGATTTTGAAGACGTAAAGCAACTCATGAAAGATGAAGAGATAGACCAACTAGAAAGTGTTGTAGTAGCAAAACTACAAGATTTGGAAAGTCTTTGTGAAGCATTTAGAGGTTGTCATGCCATTTTCCACACCTCATCTTTCATAGATCCGCATGGGATTTCTGGTTATTCA GAAAATAAGGCATTTCTGGAGACTGAGGTTGCAAGAAATGTTATTGAAGCTTGCAGTAGGGCAGCATACGTGAAGAGGTGTATTTTCACTTCTTCTCTTCTTGCATCTGTCTGGAATGATGACAATCTAAACAGAGCTATAGATGAGAGTAGTTGGAGCAACGAGGAATTCTGCAGAGAAAACAAG CTTTGGCTTGCCTTGGGGAAGACGAATGCAGAGAAGGCTGCTTGGAGGAAGTCAATGGAATTGAAAGTGAAGCTTGTAGCAATCTGCCCTGGCCTTCTCATGGCTCCTTCGTTCCCCTATGCTCACAAAGACACTTCTATACCGTACCTTAAGG GGGGCTCGGTCATGCTACGACGAGGCATGCTAGCAACCGGAGATGTTAACAAGGTAGCAGAAGCACACGTCGTGGTTTATGAAGCCATGGATGATGGAGCCTTCGGGCGATATCTTTGCTTTGATAAGGTAGTAGAAAGATTGGATGAGGGGATTCAACTGGAAAATGAATTGAAGAGGCATGGACTGCCATCTGGAAGTTTGGTGTTAGCTGAAGAAATAGAAGAAATACACAGCAAACTTTGTAATTCAAAGCTAGCCAAATTGTTACTTGAAGGTTCTCAAGGCAAATCTTGCAGGCAGTGA
- the LOC110609498 gene encoding probable isoprenylcysteine alpha-carbonyl methylesterase ICMEL2 isoform X1, whose translation MTSSLPANHGSRDLDRSFPSSLSPTSSPSPSLSFDADNKITDAPLLSRDLSSNNGHGTAKHKPRRRAAAAGKLSKPKRQQSFSRDIGHAASETYLLTRLTFTLLRYLGLGYRWITRLAALAFYAILLMPGFLQVAYYYFFSSQVRRSIIYGYQPRNRLDLYLPENIDGPKPVVAFVTGGAWIIGYKAWGSLLGKQLAERDIIVACIDYRNFPQGTISDMINDASQGISFICNNISDYGGDPNRIYLMGQSAGAHISACALVEQALKEAKGEESISWSVSQIKAYFGLSGGYNLCKLVDHFNSRGLYRSLFLSIMEGEESLQLFSPEVRVEDPSFKDAVPLLPCITLFHGTADCSMPSTSSQTFVDALQRLGARADLILYEGKTHTDLFLQDPLRGGKDDLFDNLVALIHADDKEALAKDANPPPRRRLVPEVLLRLAGHISPF comes from the exons ATGACCTCGTCACTGCCGGCGAATCATGGTTCACGAGATCTCGACCGTTCATTTCCTTCATCATTGTCACCAACGTCATCACCATCTCCGTCTTTATCCTTTGATGCTGATAATAAGATCACTGATGCTCCCCTGCTTTCTAGGGATTTGAGTAGCAACAATGGACATGGTACTGCTAAGCACAAACCACGTCGCCGAGCTGCTGCCGCTGGGAAGCTTTCTAAGCCGAAGAGGCAGCAGTCTTTCAGCCGAGATATCGGGCATGCTGCCTCTGAAACTTACTTGCTCACTCGGCTCACCTTCACGCTTCTCCGATATCTCGG GTTAGGATACCGGTGGATCACGAGACTAGCTGCACTTGCATTCTATGCTATTTTACTTATGCCCGGCTTCCTTCAAG TTGCATACTATTATTTTTTCTCAAGTCAGGTGCGGCGTAGTATCATTTATGGATATCAACCCAGAAACAG GTTGGATCTATATTTACCAGAAAATATAGATGGGCCAAAGCCAGTTGTTGCATTTGTAACTGGTGGTGCCTGGATTATCGG GTACAAAGCTTGGGGTTCTCTTCTAGGAAAACAGTTGGCAGAAAGAGACATCATAGTTGCATGTATAGATTATCG AAATTTTCCCCAGGGAACCATAAGTGATATGATAAATGATGCATCTCAAGGGATCTCGTTTATCTGCAATAACATCTCAGATTATGGAGGTGACCCTAACAG GATTTACCTTATGGGACAATCAGCTGGTGCACATATTTCTGCTTGTGCTCTTGTGGAGCAAGCACTCAAAGAAGCTAAGGGAGAAGAGAGCATCTCCTGGAGTGTCTCGCAGATAAAAGCTTATTTTGGCCTATCTGGGGG GTACAATTTATGCAAGCTAGTTGATCACTTTAATAGTCGAGGCCTCTATCGCTCTCTCTTCTTAAG CATAATGGAAGGTGAAGAATCCTTGCAACTATTTTCTCCTGAAGTTAGAGTAGAGGATCCAAGCTTTAAAGATGCTGTTCCACTCCTGCCTTGTATTACTCTCTTTCACGGAACTGCAGATTGTTCCATGCCATCAACTTCCAG tcAAACTTTTGTAGATGCTCTTCAAAGGTTAGGAGCTCGGGCTGATCTAATTTTGTACGAGGGAAAAACTCATACAGACTTGTTTCTACAA GATCCACTAAGAGGTGGTAAAGATGACCTGTTCGACAATTTGGTTGCACTAATACATGCCGATGACAAGGAAGCTCTCGCCAAGGATGCTAACCCACCTCCAAGAAGACGCCTCGTTCCTGAAGTGTTGTTAAGGTTGGCTGGTCATATTAGTCCATTTTAG
- the LOC110609399 gene encoding uncharacterized protein LOC110609399, with translation MGEEREDPQKIKRLAAAAYDYENDPRWADYWSNILIPPHLASRSDVVDHFKRKFYQRYIDPDLVVEAMTSTGSSQSTKPSSSSSTSSATSNDQTRPRNTGSTTRTSGTSATAGPNTNPPSVRWDRQTIQFSVNAWVFVVAVLAIIPLVPKNLSNRAYRLSFMGTACSSLYSLYTLYGRPRAWNLQAVQAYFQSIIATKDFIYFIYCLTFVTSHLCLKFALIPILCRALELVAKFLRRNFTRSSLYRKYLEDPCVWVESNTTTLSILSSNAEIGLGFLLIISLFSWQRNIIQAFMYWQLLKLMYHAPVTAGYHQSVWAAIGRTVNPLVHQYCPFLKTPISAAQRWWLR, from the exons ATGGGTGAAGAGAGAGAAGATCCACAGAAGATAAAGAGGTTGGCGGCGGCGGCTTATGATTACGAGAACGATCCCCGATGGGCCGACTACTGGTCCAACATCCTCATCCCTCCTCACTTAGCCTCTCGCTCCGATGTTGTGGACCACTTCAAGCGCAAGTTCTATCAGCGTTACATC GATCCTGATCTTGTTGTGGAGGCAATGACTTCAACGGGTTCATCTCAATCAACGAAACCATCTTCATCCTCTTCCACATCATCAGCAACTTCAAATGACCAAACTCGACCACGTAACACAG GGTCAACTACTAGAACCTCTGGGACATCAGCAACTGCAGGTCCAAATACTAATCCACCTTCTGTCCGTTGGGATCGGCAAACTATACAATTTTCTGTCAATGCTTGG GTTTTTGTTGTAGCTGTGCTTGCTATCATTCCTCTCGTACCGAAAAATCTCTCAAATAGGGCATATCGGTTGTCATTTATGGGCACTGCTTGTTCATCACTCTATTCCTTGTACACACTTTATGGG AGACCAAGGGCATGGAATTTACAGGCTGTGCAAGCTTACTTCCAGTCAATAATTGCAACCAAAGATTTTATTTACTTCATCTACTGTCTTACGTTTGTCACTTCACATCTTTGCCTCAAGT TTGCTTTAATTCCCATTTTATGCCGAGCGCTGGAGCTGGTTGCAAAGTTCTTAAGGCGCAACTTCACTCGTTCCTCTTTATACAG GAAGTACCTTGAAGACCCGTGTGTGTGGGTGGAATCAAACACAACTACCCTGAGCATTCTTTCCTCCAATGCTGAAATTGGACTTGGCTTCCTTTTAATTATCTCTTTGTTCTC GTGGCAACGCAACATAATACAAGCATTCATGTACTGGCAG CTTCTGAAGCTGATGTATCATGCACCTGTAACGGCTGGTTACCATCAGAGTGTGTGGGCCGCGATTGGCAGGACTGTGAATCCACTTGTGCACCAATATTGCCCATTCTTGAAGACTCCAATATCTGCAGCTCAAAGGTGGTGGTTGAGATAG
- the LOC110609498 gene encoding probable isoprenylcysteine alpha-carbonyl methylesterase ICMEL2 isoform X2 — protein MTSSLPANHGSRDLDRSFPSSLSPTSSPSPSLSFDADNKITDAPLLSRDLSSNNGHGTAKHKPRRRAAAAGKLSKPKRQQSFSRDIGHAASETYLLTRLTFTLLRYLGLGYRWITRLAALAFYAILLMPGFLQVAYYYFFSSQVRRSIIYGYQPRNRLDLYLPENIDGPKPVVAFVTGGAWIIGYKAWGSLLGKQLAERDIIVACIDYRNFPQGTISDMINDASQGISFICNNISDYGGDPNRIYLMGQSAGAHISACALVEQALKEAKGEESISWSVSQIKAYFGLSGGYNLCKLVDHFNSRGLYRSLFLSIMEGEESLQLFSPEVRVEDPSFKDAVPLLPCITLFHGTADCSMPSTSRFKPTIYHSM, from the exons ATGACCTCGTCACTGCCGGCGAATCATGGTTCACGAGATCTCGACCGTTCATTTCCTTCATCATTGTCACCAACGTCATCACCATCTCCGTCTTTATCCTTTGATGCTGATAATAAGATCACTGATGCTCCCCTGCTTTCTAGGGATTTGAGTAGCAACAATGGACATGGTACTGCTAAGCACAAACCACGTCGCCGAGCTGCTGCCGCTGGGAAGCTTTCTAAGCCGAAGAGGCAGCAGTCTTTCAGCCGAGATATCGGGCATGCTGCCTCTGAAACTTACTTGCTCACTCGGCTCACCTTCACGCTTCTCCGATATCTCGG GTTAGGATACCGGTGGATCACGAGACTAGCTGCACTTGCATTCTATGCTATTTTACTTATGCCCGGCTTCCTTCAAG TTGCATACTATTATTTTTTCTCAAGTCAGGTGCGGCGTAGTATCATTTATGGATATCAACCCAGAAACAG GTTGGATCTATATTTACCAGAAAATATAGATGGGCCAAAGCCAGTTGTTGCATTTGTAACTGGTGGTGCCTGGATTATCGG GTACAAAGCTTGGGGTTCTCTTCTAGGAAAACAGTTGGCAGAAAGAGACATCATAGTTGCATGTATAGATTATCG AAATTTTCCCCAGGGAACCATAAGTGATATGATAAATGATGCATCTCAAGGGATCTCGTTTATCTGCAATAACATCTCAGATTATGGAGGTGACCCTAACAG GATTTACCTTATGGGACAATCAGCTGGTGCACATATTTCTGCTTGTGCTCTTGTGGAGCAAGCACTCAAAGAAGCTAAGGGAGAAGAGAGCATCTCCTGGAGTGTCTCGCAGATAAAAGCTTATTTTGGCCTATCTGGGGG GTACAATTTATGCAAGCTAGTTGATCACTTTAATAGTCGAGGCCTCTATCGCTCTCTCTTCTTAAG CATAATGGAAGGTGAAGAATCCTTGCAACTATTTTCTCCTGAAGTTAGAGTAGAGGATCCAAGCTTTAAAGATGCTGTTCCACTCCTGCCTTGTATTACTCTCTTTCACGGAACTGCAGATTGTTCCATGCCATCAACTTCCAG ATTCAAGCCAACAATATACCATAGCATGTGA